In Pseudomonadota bacterium, the genomic window CTCGAGCAGTTGCGCGATCGTGCAGGTTTTCCCGGATTCGTCGGCGCCCTCGAGGATCACCAGGGTCTCGGCGTTGCCCACGCACGTCTCGAGCTCGTCGAGCAGGGTCGCGAGCTGGTCGTTATAGAAGTAGGGGATCTGGCCGCCGGGGGCGCGAAACGGCTGGTTGTGCAGCCCCAGCGACAGGATGGCGCGATCGGTCAGTCGGCCGTCGGGCGCGTCTGTCGATGGCCGTGGCCTGCTTGCACCCGCCTGAAATCGATTGAAAAGTGCCTGCAGTGGACCGCCAGTGTGTCGACGGGTGGCGCCTGTGCGTGGCATAGCTCGACCTCGGGTACGTGCATGTCAAACTATTGTCTCGCACATATCACGCTTTATCAATAAGTTGCACGATATTCCTACGAGAGTATTCAGATGTTGTAACAGATTTGCCCACACCGACCGGCAAGACCAGGCGAATCTGCCCCGCACGGGCCTTCTTGTCGCGGGCCATGAGCTCGAGCAGGGTCTCGGCGTCGAGGTTGTGCGGCGGCTCGGTCGGCAGCCCCGCCTGCTCGAACAGGGCCTCGGTGCGCTGCCGCAATGCGGTGTCGATCAGGCCCTCGCGTTCGGCCAGACGGGCGGCCAGACACATGCCCGTGGCGATCGCCTCGCCGTGCAGCCAACTGCTGTAGCCGGTGTGGGTTTCGATGGCGTGGCCGAAGGTGTGGCCGAGGTTCAGCAGCGCGCGCTGCCCGGCCTCGCGCTCGTCCGCCGCGACCACCCGGGCCTTGATCGCGCAGCTGGTCGCGACCGCGTGTTCGAGCGCACGGTGCTCGCGCGCCAGCAGCGCGGCGAGATTGGCTTCGATCCAGTCCAGAAAATCCGCGTCGAGGGCGAGGCCGTACTTGATCACTTCGGCCATGCCCGCGCGGAATTCGCGCGCGGACAGCGTGTCGAGCGTCGAGAGGTCGACGAGGACCGACTGCGGCTGGTGGAAGGCGCCGATCATGTTCTTGCCGCGGCTGTGGTTCACACCGGTCTTGCCCCCCACCGAGGAGTCGACCTGGGCGAGCAGGGACGTCGGCACCTGCACGAAGTTCACGCCGCGCTGGTAGCTCGCGGCGGCAAAGCCGGTGATGTCGCCGACCACGCCGCCGCCAAGGGCCACCAGCGTGCACTCGCGGTCGAAGGCCCGCTCGATCAGCGCGTCGACGATGCTGTCGATGGCCGCGAGGGTCTTGTGCTGCTCGCCCTCGGGCAGCAACACGGTGTGCGTCTCGCGGTCCGCGAGTGCGCCGAGCAGGGGGGTGGCGTAGTGCTCGGCGATTTGCGCGTTGCTGACCACGAGCACCTGGCGGCCAGGCACCGCGGCCCGCAGCAGGTCGACGTGCTGCAGCAGGTCGCTGCCGATGTAGATCGGGTAGCTGCGCGCGCCCAGATCGACGTGCAGCGCCGGCGTTGGCAACTCGGTGTTCACGGCCGTGTCCCTTTTTCGATGAGTCTGGCGACAGCGCGCGCCACGTGCTGAGGCGGTTTGTCCGAGGTGTCGATCACGTGGTCGGCGACCTCGACGTACAGTGGCTCGCGTTGCGCCTGCAGGGCTTCGAGCGTCGAACGCGGGTCGTCACCTCGCAACAGGGGTCGGTTCTTGTCACCGGCCGTTCTGCTGAGTTGCTGGTCGATCGTCACCCGCAGGTAGACCACGGTGCCACGCGACCTCAGCATGTCGCGGTTGTCGCCGTCGAGCACGGCGCCGCCGCCGGTGGCCATGACGATGTCCTGCATCTGGGTGAGTTCGTCCAGCAGTTGGCTTTCGCGTTGACGAAAGCCCTGTTCACCCTCGAAATCGAAGATCGTCGGCACGTC contains:
- the aroB gene encoding 3-dehydroquinate synthase, translated to MNTELPTPALHVDLGARSYPIYIGSDLLQHVDLLRAAVPGRQVLVVSNAQIAEHYATPLLGALADRETHTVLLPEGEQHKTLAAIDSIVDALIERAFDRECTLVALGGGVVGDITGFAAASYQRGVNFVQVPTSLLAQVDSSVGGKTGVNHSRGKNMIGAFHQPQSVLVDLSTLDTLSAREFRAGMAEVIKYGLALDADFLDWIEANLAALLAREHRALEHAVATSCAIKARVVAADEREAGQRALLNLGHTFGHAIETHTGYSSWLHGEAIATGMCLAARLAEREGLIDTALRQRTEALFEQAGLPTEPPHNLDAETLLELMARDKKARAGQIRLVLPVGVGKSVTTSEYSRRNIVQLIDKA
- the aroK gene encoding shikimate kinase AroK; this translates as MNVFLVGPMGAGKSTIGRHLAKRLKRDFYDCDIELTNRCGVDVPTIFDFEGEQGFRQRESQLLDELTQMQDIVMATGGGAVLDGDNRDMLRSRGTVVYLRVTIDQQLSRTAGDKNRPLLRGDDPRSTLEALQAQREPLYVEVADHVIDTSDKPPQHVARAVARLIEKGTRP